The nucleotide sequence TCCGGCGCGCTCGCGTCCTGCACGTCGTAAAAGCCATTGGCGGCGGTCTGCCACACTTCGAGCGTGGCGCCGGCCAGGGCCTTGCCGTTCTGATCGGTGACCTTGCCGGTGACGAGGCAGGTTTCGGCGGCGTCGAGATGGCGACGACGGATATCCGCGCCGTGGGGCAGGTCCGGTGAACCCGGCACGAAGAACGGGCCGAGCACCGTCGACTCGGTGCCGGCGCCGCCCTTGGGATGGTTGATGGCGTCGACCAGCATGGACACCCCCAGGGTGTCGGACAACAGGATGAATTCCTGGCGCTTGTCGTCGCACTTCTTGCCGGTGTCGGTGAGGAACTGGATGGCGGCGAACCATTCGGGCTCGGTCAGCTGCACATCCTTGACGAAGCCGTGCAGGTGCGTGATGAGCGAGGCGAAAATCTCGCGCATGCGTGGCGAGGCGGTATTCGCGCTGTAGGCCTTGATCACTTCTTCGGTCAGATTCTCGACGGTAAAGTCTTTCACACCTTGCTCTCCCCTGGCGGTGATGATGACGGCGCGCCGGGCTGCGGTCGCACGCGGGCTATTGTGCTGGCGGCCGGTGAACGAGTACAGGCAGGCGCGCCTGGCGCCGCCCCCGCCACATCGGATCAGTCCTGCGCTTCGTCGTTTTCGAGAAATGCCTGCGGCAGATCCGGCCCCCAGTAGCACAGGGCGTCGAGCGGGTCGTGTTGCGCGCTCTGCCAGGCGCTGCCGGCCGCGATGAAGTCGATGTTGGCGGAGTACTCGCAGTACGAGCCCCAAGGATCGCGCACGTATTGAAAATGATTGGAGCCGACACCGTGACGGCCGACGCCCCAGCCGTGGCGATAGCCGGCGTCGCGCATCTGCATGCCGCCGAGGCCGCATTCCTCCATGCCCGGCACTTCCCACGCGACGTGATGAAAGCCGCGCCGCGCTGACTTGGCGAAGGCCAGCAGGTGGTGATCCGAGCCGTGCTGACCATGCAGGAACGCCAGCAGGTCGAGCGAGGTATCGCTCACGCCGAGGCCCAGCGCGTCGGCGTAGAAGGCGGTCTGTCGCGGCACATCGTGGGAAAACAGCAGCACGTGGGACAGTCGCGTCGGCCGCACGCGCGGCGCGACGCGGCGCCCCGGCTCGACGGCCCGCGCGCGCTCGACGACATTGGCCACCGCCGTGCGACGCGCGCCGGGCGAGACCTTGGGGCCGACCTTGACCTGCAGCAGGTTGCCGTCGACATCGGTGTACCAGCTGCCGCCCGACTCGGCTTCGCGCGGCCCGTCCTGACGCTGCGCGCCGCAGGCCTCGAGCTGCCGTAACAGTCCACGGTAATCGGTATCGGAACAGCCGAAGGACAACCACGCCAGGCCCTTGCTCGCACCGGTCACGACACGCCCCCACACATGACCGCTGCCGGCGCACTTCAAGGTCAACACTTCACCGACGCGCGCGACGGAGAGGCCAAAGGCCTCGTAAAAGGACGCGGCGACGTTCAAGTCCGGCACGCGCAGCGCGAAATGATCGAGCGAGTGTATGGCGGCGAGCCGCGCTGTGCTGTTCATGTGTCCACCTTGCCTCTCGCGCCGCGCAGGGATGTCGAGCCGCTCGAATCGCCACCGCGGCCTGAACGACTCGCGCCGCTCATGGCGATTTAACAATCTATAACCGATTCCCGGCCATTTGTGTGTGGGGTTTTAGCTTCCCCGGCGGTGCGCGGCAATAGAATTCGAGCATCAGAGCGATGAACACCCGAACCGACAGCATGGCGTACGCCTCCACCCTCGACCAGAGCAACCGCCGCGCGGCCTATCGCGTGGTCGCCGACGCGGAGAACCCGCTCGATATCGCGATTCTGAACACGCATCGCCAGCTCGTGATGGCGGTGGTGCATGACGTGGCCTTCGGCGGAGTGTGCGTGCGGCTGGCCCGGGCCGCAGCCAGCGAGACGGCCCTCATGCCCGGCGCGCAGGTCGCGCTGGCGCTGCACTCGCCGCGCTACCGGTACAAGAATCACATGCTCGCCCGTATCGTTTCGCTCCGCGACAGCGATCGCGCGCAGACCGTGCACCTGGCCTTCGAAGGTGCCCATGCGGACATGCCCATGCACAGCAATCAACATTTCGCCTTGTTCAATCGCCGCACCCTGCAGCGCGGCATCGTGCCGGCGGCGGGTATCAACCTCGAAGCCGAAGTCACGCCCGCCGAAGCGTCGGATCGCAGCCTGCGCGTATACCCGGTGGCCGTGCGCAATCTTTCCAATGTCGGCATCAGCCTCAGGATCAACGCCGGCGCCAACCAGTACCTGAGCCAGCACGACGAACTGTCGCTGACTCTGCGTCTGCCGGGACGCGACGGCGTACGGCGCATCGCCTGTCATGTGCGCCACCGCCACATCGACGGCATCGAGTTCGTCTATGGCTGCGAGTACGACTGGAACGCCACGCTGGACCCGCTGGCGGTGGCGGAAGAGCTGCTGGAATTCATGCTGGAGAACGCCGATCTGCGTTGACGGCAAGCACGATCACGACCAGGGGAGCCTTCGACACAGAAGGCCGTAGGGACAGGAGGGCGCCGATGGCGCCCTCTTTTTTTCACCTCTGCCCCGCTACGCGATGAATGTCAGACTGAAGTCTGACCCACAGGTCGGTGGCGGCATGATTGTGGGTCAGACTTCAGTCTGACGCTTCAAGGCGATCGCGCCTAAACAAACCGCAACGAGATTGACCCCAGATCCTGGAAACGCACGCTGATCGCATCGCCGCGTTCGATGCCGATCGCGGCGGTGATGCCGCCGGTCATGATGAAGCTGCCGGCCGGGATCACCTGGCCGCGGCGCGCGAGGTTGTTGGCGAGCATGGCAACCGAGGCCGCCGGATGTCCCAGCACCGCGGCGGCGGCCGCCAGTTCGACGATGCGGCCGTTCTTCTCCACCACCAGGCCCAGGGTCGGCAGGTCGAGTTCATCCACACACCGCGCGCGACCACCGGTCACGAAACCTGCCGCCGAGGTGTTGTCGGCCACCACGCTGATCAGATCGAATTTGAAATCGCGGTAGCGCGAATCGAGGATCTCGACGGCCGGCATCACGAACTCGGTGGCGGCCAGCACCTGGGCGATGTGACAACCGGGGCCGGACAGCTCGGTGTGGGTGACGAACGCCACCTCGGCCTCGATGCGCGGTGCGATGAACTTGTCGAACGGCACGTCGCCGCCATCGGCATAGGCGCCGTAGTCACACAGGAACCCGAACACCGGCTCGGTGACGTTCATCTGCTTCATCTTGGCCTGCGAAGTGAGTCCGCATTTCAGGCCGGCGATGCGCACGCCGGCGCCAAGCTTGGAGGCGCGAATCGCGTCCTGGATGGCATAGGCGTCATCCCAGTCGAGGTTCGGATACTCGTCGGTGATCTTGGTCAGCGGCGCACGCTGGTGTTCCGCCGCTTCGAGGCGCGCGGCCAGCGCCGCGATGGTGGTCTTGTCCAAGGTCATGGTGCGGTCCTCGCGCGTGCGGCGCGCAGGTTGAGCGCCACGTCTTCAATCATGTCTTCCTGGCCACCGATGGTCTTGCGCTTGCCGAGTTCGACCAGGATCTCGGCCGACGGCACGCCGTGCTTGGCGGCGGCGCGCTTGGCGTGCAGCAGGAAGGAGGAATAGACGCCGGCATAGCCGAGGATCAAGGAATCCCGGTCGACGCGTATCGGGTGGTCCATCATCGGCACCACGAGATCTTCGGCGACGTCGGTGAGCTTGTAGACGTCGACGCCGGTCTCGGCGCCCATGCGCGCCAGCACCGCGTTGAACACTTCGAGCGGCGTGTTGCCGGCGCCCGCGCCGAGCCCCGCCACCGAGCCATCGATACGCGCCGCGCCCGCTTCCACCGCCGCCAGTGAATTGGCCACGCCCATGGCGAGATTGTGGTGGCCGTGAAAACCGACCTCGGTCTCGGGCCGCAGGCCCTGGCGCAGCTTGCCGATGCGCGCGGTGACATCCTCCGGCAGCATGTAGCCGGCCGAGTCGGTGCAATAGACGATGTTGGCGCCATAGCTCTCCATGAGCTTGGCCTGCACCAGCAGTTCTTCCGGCGACACCATGTGCGCCATCATGAGAAAGCCGACGGTGTCGAGGCCGAGCTCGCGCGAGCGCGCGATGTGCTGTTCGGAGACGTCGGCCTCGGTGCAATGGGTGGCGACGCGGATGGTGCCGACACCGCAATCCTTGGCCATGTGCAGGTGCTCGACCGTGCCGATGCCGGGGATCAGCAGCGCCGAGATGCGCGCCTGCTTCATGTGCGGCACCACGGCTTTCAGGTACTCGTCGTCCTGGTGGGCCGGGAAACCATAGTTGATGGATGCGCCGCCGAGGCCGTCGCCGTGCGTCACTTCGATGAGCGGCACGCCGGCGGCATCGAGGGCGCTGGCGACGTTGATCATCTGCTCGAGCGAGATCTGGTGGCGCTTGGGATGCATGCCGTCGCGCAGCGTCATGTCGTGCAGGACGACTTTTCTTCCTTTGAGATTCATTTCTGTTCCTCCGTGCCTCAGGCGTTGACGGCGGTCAATTGCAGGCTGCCGTCCTGGATCTCCTCGGCAAACATCTCGGCGGTGCGCAAGGCCGCCGCGGTCATGATGTCGAGATTGCCGGCGTAGTTCGGCAGGTAATCGCCGAGGCCTTCCACTTCGAGATAGATGGAGACACGCTTGCCGTCGAATACCGGGCCGTTCTTCAGGCGATAGCCAGGCACGTATTTCTGCACCTCCGCGATCATCGCGTGCACCGAGGCGGTGATGGCGGCCTCGTCCGGCGTATCGGCGGTCAGGCAATGCACGGTGTCGCGCATGATCAGCGGCGGCTCGGCGGGGTTGAGGATGATGATGGCCTTGCCGCGCGTGGCGCCGCCGACCTGTTCGACCGCGCCAGCGGTGGTGCGCGTGAATTCATCGATGTTCTTGCGCGTGCCCGGGCCCGCCGAGCGGCTCGCGACGGTCGCGACGATCTCGGCGTAGTCGACTTTTTGCACGCGCGACACCGCCGCCACCATCGGAATCGTCGCCTGGCCACCACAGGTCACCATGTTGACGTTCATTTCCATCTTGCCGACATGCTCGCGCAGGTTTACCGGCGGCACGCAGTAAGGACCGATGGCGGCCGGCGTCAGGTCGATGACCAGCACGCCGCGCGCCATCAGTGGTTTGGCGTTGGCGGCGTGCACGTAGGCCGAGGTCGCATCGAAGGCAATCTGGATGTTGTCTTCCTCGAGATGCGGCAGAAGGCCTTCGATGCCCTCGCTCGTCACTTTGAGGCCGGCGTTGCGCGCCTTCTTCAAGCCGTCGGAATAGGCGTCGATGCCGACCATCCACACCGGGTTGATGAGCTTGCTGCGTAGCGCCTTGATCATGAGATCGGTGCCGATGTTGCCGGAACCGATCAGGGCTGCGTTGATGGGCATGAGGATTCCTTTTCTATTTCGCGACGGAACGTATGTCAGGTAAATCGAACCGAGCACTGGCCGATACCGCCGATGGCCATGTGCATGTTGTCGCCGGGCTTGACCGGCTGCAGCGGCACCAACGAGCCGGACAGGATCACTTCGCCGGCTTTCAGCGTGACGCCGCGCGCGCCCAGCGTGTTGGCCAGCCACGCGATGCAGTTGACCGGCGAACCCAGCGCCGCGGCGCCGGCGCCGGTCGAGACGATCTCGCCGTTCAAGCTGACGACGATGCCGCAGGTCGACAGGTCGACGGCGGTCGGACGCACCGCCTTGTCGCCCAGCACCACCACGCCGCAGGACGCATTGTCAGCGACGGTGTCCTGGATCTTGATCTTCCAGTCGGTGATGCGCGAGTCGACGATTTCAAAGCACGGCATGACGAAATCGGTGGCGCGGATGACGTCGGCATTGGTGACACCGGGGCCGCACAGATCCTTTTTCAGGATGAAGGCAATCTCGCCTTCGGCGCGCGGTGCGATCAAGGTCTGGCTGGCCGGCACTTCCGAGCCGGTCGCGAACATCATGCTGTCGGTGAGGTAGCCGAAATCCGGCTGGTGCACGTTCAACATGGTCATGACCGCCTTGCTGGTCACGCCGATCTTGGTGCCCACCACGCGCTCGCCGGTGGCGAGGCGCCGCTCGAGGAAGCGCCGCGAAATGAGGTAGGCATCATCGATGCTGATGTCGGGCGCCTGGGTGGTGAGCGGCGCGATGGTGGTGCGAGTGGTCATGGCGTCGAACAGGGCGTCGCCAAAGGCCGTGATTTGCTTTTGATCCATGGGTCGAAGGTTCCGTGGGTTGGCGCGCTCGCGCGTCAAAGTTTCAAACAGACGTTGCGCAACTCGGTGTAGAACTCCAGCGAATGCACGCCGCCTTCGCGGCCGATGCCGGAATGCTTGGCACCACCGAAGGAGGTGCGCAGGTCGCGCAGGAACCAACAGTTCACCCAGGTGATGCCAACGTCGATCTTCTCCGCCACGCGGTGCGCGCGCGCCGCACCTTGCGTCCACACCGTGGTGCACAGGCCATAGGGCGTGTCGTTGGCGAGTGCGATGACTTCGTCCTCGTCGTCGAAAGGCCTGAGGTGCGCGCAGGGGCCGAAGATTTCTTCGCGGATGATGGGGGAGTCTTCCGGCAGACCGGTCCACAGCGTGGGCTCGATCCAGTAACCGTTGGCGTAGGCCTCCGGCATGGCGGGCACGCCGCCGCCGGTGACGATGTTGGCGCCCAGCGCCTTGGCGCGCTGGTAATAGCCCAGCACCTTGTCACGCTGCTGGCGGCTCACCATCGGGCCTATACCGGTGGCGGCATCGGCGGGCAAGCCGGGTTTCAGAGCCTTGGCGCGCGCCGCCAGCGCCTCGACGAAGCGCTCGAAGATCGGTCGCTGGACGTACACGCGCTCGGTGCCGAGACACACCTGGCCGCAGTTGGCGAAGGTCGAGCGCGCGATGCCGTCGAGCGCAGCGTCGAAGTCGCAATCGGCGAATACCACGCCGGCGTTCTTGCCGCCGAGTTCGAACGAGACATCGCGCACGCCGACCGCGGCGTTCTTCATGATGGCGGTGCCGGTGATGGTTTCGCCGGTGAAGGTGATGGCGTCGACCATGGCATGGCGCGTCAGGAACTCGCCGGTCGAATCGCCGCCGAAGCCGTTCACCACGTTGTATACGCCGGGCGGCACGCCGACTTCGTTCATGACCTCGCCGAGCAGGGTCGCGGTATAGGGCGTCTCCTCCGAAGGTTTGACCACCACCGTGTTGCCACAGGCCAGCGCCGGCCCGACTTTCCAGGTCATCAGCAACAGCGGCAGGTTCCACGGACAGATGACCGCGATCACGCCCTTGGGCACGCGCACGCCGTAGTTGAGCGCGCCGGCGCCGTCCGGTGTTTCCATGCGGAAGCATTCGGTCGGCACGTTGCGGATGATGTCGGCGAACACCTTGAAGTTGGCCGCGCCGCGCGGGATGTCGATATGACGCGCCAGCGAGAACGGCTTGCCGGTATCGAGACATTCGGCGGCGAGGAATTCATCGAAGCGCTCGTTGATGCGATCGGCGACCTTGAACAACAGCTCGCTGCGCTCGGCGATGCTCATGCGCCCCCACGGGCCGCTCATCGCCGCGCGCGCGGCGCGCACCGCGCGATCGACCGCCGCCTCGTCGGCTTCGTGCACGCGCGCATGCACGCGGCCGGTGGTCGGATCGAAATCATCGAACTGCGCGGCGCCCGCGACGAATTCGCCGTTGATGAAGTTCTTCAATTCCGTTTGTGCGGCCATCTCAGGTCACCACGCCCAGGAAATTCTCGTTGAGCTTGCGGTCGTGGTAGAAGATCGCGCGGCCGAGCTGCTCGGTCTCCCAGGTGATGGGCTCGCGATCCGGATACCAGGTGTAGTCGCCGCAGAACACTTCGTTGCGGTTGCCCGACGGGTCGAAGAAATAGATGGTGCGGCCGCGCGTGATGCCGTGGCGGGTCGGGCCGATGTCTATCGGAATGTCGTGCATGCTCATCAGATCGGCGGCGTTCAGCACTTCTTCCCAGGTATTCAGGAGAAACGATGCATGGTGCAGCTTGCCGGGTTCGGCATGCTCGATGAAAGCGATGTCATGGGCCTTGTTGGAACAGGTGAAGAAGGCGCCGATCATCTTCGCATCGGGCGTGACGACGCGCTCGGAAAGACTGAAACCGAGCACGTTCATGAACAGGTCGGCGGTGTCGGCGAGATTCGGCCCGTACAAGAGGCAGTGATCGAAGCGGCACACTTTCATGCCCTTCAAGCCTTCGGGCCAGGGATGGGGATTGTGGTTGCCGGTCAGCGTGCCGACGTAGTCCTTGTCCGCGTAGAGCTCGAGCATGTGGCCGGTCGGGATCTGGAAACGCACGCGATGGCCGCAGCCGCTGAGTT is from Pseudomonadota bacterium and encodes:
- the dmpH gene encoding 2-oxo-3-hexenedioate decarboxylase; translated protein: MTLDKTTIAALAARLEAAEHQRAPLTKITDEYPNLDWDDAYAIQDAIRASKLGAGVRIAGLKCGLTSQAKMKQMNVTEPVFGFLCDYGAYADGGDVPFDKFIAPRIEAEVAFVTHTELSGPGCHIAQVLAATEFVMPAVEILDSRYRDFKFDLISVVADNTSAAGFVTGGRARCVDELDLPTLGLVVEKNGRIVELAAAAAVLGHPAASVAMLANNLARRGQVIPAGSFIMTGGITAAIGIERGDAISVRFQDLGSISLRFV
- the dmpE gene encoding 2-oxopent-4-enoate hydratase, which translates into the protein MDQKQITAFGDALFDAMTTRTTIAPLTTQAPDISIDDAYLISRRFLERRLATGERVVGTKIGVTSKAVMTMLNVHQPDFGYLTDSMMFATGSEVPASQTLIAPRAEGEIAFILKKDLCGPGVTNADVIRATDFVMPCFEIVDSRITDWKIKIQDTVADNASCGVVVLGDKAVRPTAVDLSTCGIVVSLNGEIVSTGAGAAALGSPVNCIAWLANTLGARGVTLKAGEVILSGSLVPLQPVKPGDNMHMAIGGIGQCSVRFT
- a CDS encoding 2-hydroxymuconic semialdehyde dehydrogenase; the protein is MAAQTELKNFINGEFVAGAAQFDDFDPTTGRVHARVHEADEAAVDRAVRAARAAMSGPWGRMSIAERSELLFKVADRINERFDEFLAAECLDTGKPFSLARHIDIPRGAANFKVFADIIRNVPTECFRMETPDGAGALNYGVRVPKGVIAVICPWNLPLLLMTWKVGPALACGNTVVVKPSEETPYTATLLGEVMNEVGVPPGVYNVVNGFGGDSTGEFLTRHAMVDAITFTGETITGTAIMKNAAVGVRDVSFELGGKNAGVVFADCDFDAALDGIARSTFANCGQVCLGTERVYVQRPIFERFVEALAARAKALKPGLPADAATGIGPMVSRQQRDKVLGYYQRAKALGANIVTGGGVPAMPEAYANGYWIEPTLWTGLPEDSPIIREEIFGPCAHLRPFDDEDEVIALANDTPYGLCTTVWTQGAARAHRVAEKIDVGITWVNCWFLRDLRTSFGGAKHSGIGREGGVHSLEFYTELRNVCLKL
- a CDS encoding VOC family protein codes for the protein MNSTARLAAIHSLDHFALRVPDLNVAASFYEAFGLSVARVGEVLTLKCAGSGHVWGRVVTGASKGLAWLSFGCSDTDYRGLLRQLEACGAQRQDGPREAESGGSWYTDVDGNLLQVKVGPKVSPGARRTAVANVVERARAVEPGRRVAPRVRPTRLSHVLLFSHDVPRQTAFYADALGLGVSDTSLDLLAFLHGQHGSDHHLLAFAKSARRGFHHVAWEVPGMEECGLGGMQMRDAGYRHGWGVGRHGVGSNHFQYVRDPWGSYCEYSANIDFIAAGSAWQSAQHDPLDALCYWGPDLPQAFLENDEAQD
- a CDS encoding PilZ domain-containing protein; the encoded protein is MAYASTLDQSNRRAAYRVVADAENPLDIAILNTHRQLVMAVVHDVAFGGVCVRLARAAASETALMPGAQVALALHSPRYRYKNHMLARIVSLRDSDRAQTVHLAFEGAHADMPMHSNQHFALFNRRTLQRGIVPAAGINLEAEVTPAEASDRSLRVYPVAVRNLSNVGISLRINAGANQYLSQHDELSLTLRLPGRDGVRRIACHVRHRHIDGIEFVYGCEYDWNATLDPLAVAEELLEFMLENADLR
- a CDS encoding catechol 2,3-dioxygenase, translated to MSFTGVLRPGHCAIRVMEMGPALTHYIDRLGMLKTGEDAQGRVYLKGWDEHDAFSIVLREADAPGLDYLGFKVLSNQDLDRLELALRNHGCAVERIPAGELSGCGHRVRFQIPTGHMLELYADKDYVGTLTGNHNPHPWPEGLKGMKVCRFDHCLLYGPNLADTADLFMNVLGFSLSERVVTPDAKMIGAFFTCSNKAHDIAFIEHAEPGKLHHASFLLNTWEEVLNAADLMSMHDIPIDIGPTRHGITRGRTIYFFDPSGNRNEVFCGDYTWYPDREPITWETEQLGRAIFYHDRKLNENFLGVVT
- a CDS encoding 6-chlorohydroxyquinol-1,2-dioxygenase; this encodes MREIFASLITHLHGFVKDVQLTEPEWFAAIQFLTDTGKKCDDKRQEFILLSDTLGVSMLVDAINHPKGGAGTESTVLGPFFVPGSPDLPHGADIRRRHLDAAETCLVTGKVTDQNGKALAGATLEVWQTAANGFYDVQDASAPEWNLRGRFTTNAEGEYALVTEKPVSYPVPTDGPVGRMLDAAGRHAFRPAHLHFMVKAEGCEPLITHVFVKGDPYLDSDAVFATKESLVGDFTTCGDVAEAARYGITAPYSRLRFDFGLMRM
- the dmpG gene encoding 4-hydroxy-2-oxovalerate aldolase; translation: MNLKGRKVVLHDMTLRDGMHPKRHQISLEQMINVASALDAAGVPLIEVTHGDGLGGASINYGFPAHQDDEYLKAVVPHMKQARISALLIPGIGTVEHLHMAKDCGVGTIRVATHCTEADVSEQHIARSRELGLDTVGFLMMAHMVSPEELLVQAKLMESYGANIVYCTDSAGYMLPEDVTARIGKLRQGLRPETEVGFHGHHNLAMGVANSLAAVEAGAARIDGSVAGLGAGAGNTPLEVFNAVLARMGAETGVDVYKLTDVAEDLVVPMMDHPIRVDRDSLILGYAGVYSSFLLHAKRAAAKHGVPSAEILVELGKRKTIGGQEDMIEDVALNLRAARARTAP
- a CDS encoding acetaldehyde dehydrogenase (acetylating); this translates as MLMPINAALIGSGNIGTDLMIKALRSKLINPVWMVGIDAYSDGLKKARNAGLKVTSEGIEGLLPHLEEDNIQIAFDATSAYVHAANAKPLMARGVLVIDLTPAAIGPYCVPPVNLREHVGKMEMNVNMVTCGGQATIPMVAAVSRVQKVDYAEIVATVASRSAGPGTRKNIDEFTRTTAGAVEQVGGATRGKAIIILNPAEPPLIMRDTVHCLTADTPDEAAITASVHAMIAEVQKYVPGYRLKNGPVFDGKRVSIYLEVEGLGDYLPNYAGNLDIMTAAALRTAEMFAEEIQDGSLQLTAVNA